The proteins below are encoded in one region of Delphinus delphis chromosome 4, mDelDel1.2, whole genome shotgun sequence:
- the PLAAT1 gene encoding phospholipase A and acyltransferase 1 isoform X2, with amino-acid sequence MAFNDCFSLNYPGNPQPGDLIEVFRPGYQHWALYLGDGYVINIAPLDDGISASFTSAKSVFSRKALVKMQLLKDVVGNDTYRINNKYDGTYPPLPVEEVMQRSEFVAGQEVEYDLLVNNCEHFVTLLRYGEGVSEQANRAISTIGFVAAAAGAFSFLGLFPKRLRAKYY; translated from the exons ATGGCGTTTAATGATTGCTTTAGTTTGAACTATCCTGGCAACCCTCAGCCAGGTGATTTGATTGAAGTGTTTCGTCCTGGCTATCAACACTGGGCACTGTACTTGGGTGATGGGTATGTTATCAACATAGCACCTCTAG ACGATGGCATTTCTGCATCGTTTACAAGCGCCAAGTCTGTATTCAGCAGAAAGGCCCTGGTGAAGATGCAGCTTTTGAAGGATGTTGTGGGAAATGACACATAcagaataaacaataaatacGATGGAACATACCCACCACTCCCCGTGGAAGAAGTCATGCAGCGGTCAGAGTTTGTTGCTGGACAGGAGGTGGAGTATGACTTACTTGTCAACAACTGTGAGCATTTTGTGACTTTGCTCCGCTATGGAGAAGGAGTTTCAGAGCAG GCCAACCGAGCAATAAGTACCATTGGGTTTGTGGCAGCTGCCGCTGGTGCcttctctttccttggcttgtttCCAAAAAGACTAAGAGCAAAATACTATTAA
- the PLAAT1 gene encoding phospholipase A and acyltransferase 1 isoform X1, with protein MSGGQCAWVCTAQFSTRKKGPVSYSMPEYLTGHSSEPGACVRLNHRMAFNDCFSLNYPGNPQPGDLIEVFRPGYQHWALYLGDGYVINIAPLDDGISASFTSAKSVFSRKALVKMQLLKDVVGNDTYRINNKYDGTYPPLPVEEVMQRSEFVAGQEVEYDLLVNNCEHFVTLLRYGEGVSEQANRAISTIGFVAAAAGAFSFLGLFPKRLRAKYY; from the exons GTGGAGGCCAGTGTGCCTGGGTCTGCACAGCACAGTTCAGCACAAGGAAGAAAGGTCCTGTGTCCTACAGTATGCCTGAATATCTGACTGGACACTCATCTGAGCCTGGAGCTTGTGTCCGCTTAAATCACAGA ATGGCGTTTAATGATTGCTTTAGTTTGAACTATCCTGGCAACCCTCAGCCAGGTGATTTGATTGAAGTGTTTCGTCCTGGCTATCAACACTGGGCACTGTACTTGGGTGATGGGTATGTTATCAACATAGCACCTCTAG ACGATGGCATTTCTGCATCGTTTACAAGCGCCAAGTCTGTATTCAGCAGAAAGGCCCTGGTGAAGATGCAGCTTTTGAAGGATGTTGTGGGAAATGACACATAcagaataaacaataaatacGATGGAACATACCCACCACTCCCCGTGGAAGAAGTCATGCAGCGGTCAGAGTTTGTTGCTGGACAGGAGGTGGAGTATGACTTACTTGTCAACAACTGTGAGCATTTTGTGACTTTGCTCCGCTATGGAGAAGGAGTTTCAGAGCAG GCCAACCGAGCAATAAGTACCATTGGGTTTGTGGCAGCTGCCGCTGGTGCcttctctttccttggcttgtttCCAAAAAGACTAAGAGCAAAATACTATTAA